GTCCCACTTTCAAGTACTTCAAAGCTCAAAAGTCTGAATATTAtccaatttaaatgttatttttaatgtggtggccaaaaacattttttgttcatCCTTCAAAAATTGTCCTCCTTTGTAAAACTAAAGGTTTTGTGATGTAGGACAACTATCACttgatgaaaaacaaaacaattttaaaagaaaaagtaattaaattaccacTATATCCAGCAGAATAGTGACCAGCaatcatcattattataatattttaaaaatcatgtttttgtaCTGAAGTATGTAGGAAAAGTCACATAGactaatgaaaaacaaaaacctttCTTCAAATTGCGAATGAAATTACACAGCGAGTAAAGGGCGTGATTATCCTTgataatcactgaagctgtcagtCAGTTCAGCACAAACTCACTGAGTGTGAAAACTACCGTTTTAATCAATGAATCTGTCAAAACTGCACAATGAATCTTTTATTTCCATTGTGTCTCCGCTTTGTTTGTTATAATGAGAGGATTTGTGCATGTGCAGAACTTGGCTGACTCTCACTACCAGTAACTTAAgcacctctgattggtcattatCTTCAACAGATGATTGGCTACAAAACTCAATGATGCAAAATCTTGTTGTAAAGGGACATTTCGGTAGCGCCGTTGAACTCACATGACATGAATATAACAACAAGATTACttaaatttacttatttttctgttttatttaacaatataaattatatgttaATGCCCGGATTGGCCGGATCATTGATTCACTGAGTTGATCTGAATCAGAATTGAATCTGTTCCTTTTGTAAACGGCATCAAATGGTTCATTGAAATGAGTCgactcaaaagaatgatttgttcacaaaCCAGACATGATTCATTCTCTCAGGATGGATCTCAAAATTTTCAGCAAACTAAGATCATCTTTTTTCTGGTTATTTCTTAAGACTTTAAACATGTATgaccacttttatgatacatttatggtgttttatgtgtattttgaCAGCTTCAGCcctcattcactttcattaagTTGCAAAAAAGTGTACAGGATATTCTTTGAGGTAATATAAGTGAGAAagtaatgacacaattttcatttttagttgaactGTGAGTTTGCAACATTTTAGAGTGGTGTGTTCGCCTTCTGGCCATCATTGCAtatcactctaaaaaaatgctgggttaaaaacaacccaagttgggttaaatatggacaaagcCAGCGGCTGGGAtaaatgtttgcccaaactGCTggtgttgtttaaaaatgactgtattgcttgcttaaaataaacccaaattatgttggaaattaacatttattaatatttttaataaataattaaataataaacatttattaaattgcttattaataaatgttcacctttttaTTATACTGTTACCTCTAGTAATtagtctgatttttaattttcaacctattttgggtCCATTTTGAGCCAGCcataaagtattttttaaacaatagttaagTTAGGTTGGAATcctaaacatttaacccaaccgctgggtttgtccatatttaacccaacttgggttgtttttaatgcaggatttttttaaaaaaaaattttgagtGAACACAAAAGCCACCCGTGGCTTGCACTTTACATGCTGTGTCGAAGTTATTCCTACCATGCACAGAAATATCAATTAGCTCACCACACCttcatctctctctccctcccatCTGTCACATTCTCTCTTCctctcacacatacacaaaaggcagtatacagacacacacacactcaaagtaTATGGATGGCCTTAGGGTTAGACATGATCACAGCTGCTACTGGAAACTCCCAAATCAAGTCAGCCTGCCTGAGCTACATAGCCCTTTAATAATTAGcaggtgtgtgtctgtgtgtgggtGCATTAAAGGCATAATTTACTGCTTAATTCAGCTGCAGTCCAATACAGGGTATAGCTGACCGTTTGCCTCTTTCTCTCGCTTTATCCCTCCAAGTTTGAATGAGAGAGTGTGCGTGTTTTGATTTTGGGCAATCTAGCTCCCCTTTTCCTGCACCTTTAAGAGCGCGTGCCTGTTCTCGTAGCTGAAGGTCACTAAAACGCACAAAAAAGCTCTCAGCTCTGCGGTCCAATATAGCGCATGCGCAGTGCCTCGGGACTCATACACTGTCAGACTGCAATATGGCGAGAATGCCTGGCAGCGGGGACCACTGCTGTAGAGATGATGAACCGGACCCGATGGCGGGGGATCGGGAGAGAGACGGAGGCTCGGACGAGGAAGAGATTCAGGAGATCCAGATCACTGGGGAAGAGGGAGAAGTGTCAGAAGAAGAAGCCGAGTTAGAGTGGGAGGAGTGCGGGGAGCCCGACAGCTGCGCTGCTGCCGTGGAAACGGGGGAAGCGGTCCTTATGCGGAATACGGACCAGCTCGAGTCGGCGGCTGGGGACCCGCTTTTCGCCGAGGGAGACATGCACCGCTCCAGGCTCAGCGAGAACACGCGCCTGGCCACCCGGTACGCGGTGCGAATCTTCCGGGAATACCTGACGGAGAAGGCGCAAAGTACGGACTTTGAGAGCATGGACAAGCACGCGCTCTGCAAAGTGCTGCGCTCGTTCTACTCGGAGGCGCGCTCTAAGAGCGGACAGCTGTACAGCAAGTCTTCCCTCATCAGCATCCGGAGCTCGCTCAACCGGTACCTGAACGAGCCCCCGTTCTGCCGCACGCTGGACCTCACCAAGGACCCCGAGCTGCGCAGCGCCAACCTCGCGCTCGCCGCGGTCATACGCAAGCTGGAGGAGCAGGGCGCCGGTCCCGTGGTGCAGAAGCAGGCTATCACGCGCTCCGACCTGAGGAAACTCTACACGTCGGCCGTGTTCAGCGCGAGCTCGCCGTTCGGGCTGCTCAACAAAGTGTGGTTCGAGACTTGCATGTACTTCTGCACGAGGGGGCGGGAGAACCAGCGCGAGCTCGAGGAGGACTCTTTCGGGCTGGCCGTGGACGAGGACGGACGGAAGTTTGTGTACTTCAAAGCGCTCGGGCCGTACCACAAGTCTCGTTCCGCCTCCTGGACGAAAAAAAGATCCGACACGGACGACGACAACCTTCCCCGCATGTACGAGACCGCCACGGAGTTTTGCCCGTACGCGAGCTTCGTCAAGTACCTCTCGAAGCGCAATCCTCTCTGCAAGGCTTTTTTCCAGCGCCCGCGGGATCACTGCAGCGACACCGACACGACCTGGTACGAGAATAAAGCCATCGGCAAGAACCTGCTGGGCACGAGGATGCAGATGCTGTCGCGGGCCGCCAAACTGTCAAAGACCTACACCAACCACTGCATCGGCGCCGTCTCCATAGCAACGCTCAACGGCATTGCGGGCATCGGGTCAAAGTTAGCGCCTCTCCACGTCGTCTCCCCGGAAACGGTCAACGGAGCGCACGTGCTGCCCTGCGAGGACGAGCTCGAGCTCAAACCGCAGAAGGTGATCAAACGCCCGCGAACGCTCGTCTATCCGGTAAGCGTTTCGGGACCGGGGGCATCGCCGAAAAGACTCTGCGCGCGCGCTGCCGCGGAGCGCGCGGACACTCCAACGGTCACCGCGCTCGTCTCCTCTCATTGCGAACTCAACGGAGATATGCTCCCCTCACAGGTAATAGCGATTTCATGTCTCTCTAGCACCGCGTGACACGGTCTTAGAATAGCGCCAAAACAATTTCAAATCAGTTTTTCTAACGGCTCTGTTGCCTGTCAATCACGCCAGTCAGAGGACAATTGTGTTTTCACACCACGTGTATTTATGCAAATGAACGAATTCAAGCAACAACCGTGTGGGATGTCAAATTTGACTCATCTGTGTGTCATTTTGTATGGAACATTTGTTAATCCCAGATTATTTTCTTCATTATAATGTCTGTATACTGTATAACCAGGGCGTTTTCAGTCAGAAACTTAACTTTGAATTCTGCtactagcttttttttttataaataataataataataatctgtaTTTTGAGGTCTAATACACCTTCTAGATGtgcattttctctttttcccaTCTTTATAAACGAGTCCATCTCCATTTTTGTTGCTGAGGGGCAGCCAGCCTGCGGCGGTTAATTTGGTCACGTGATTAAGATTGATTTCTTCACATGTTGGTGAATATTATTATGCTTTGTAAGTAGGCTGCACTAAAACAGGCACTGATTTCTTCACCCTTCAGCATTAAGGTGAGtgtgaaaaataaaagtgttcGTTGCCTAAAGAGAAACGAGCTAATAACACACCTGTACTCCAGCAAAAACCAATGACTCCTAAATATAATACCTGCTCGGTGTGTTCTTCAGCtgcattacattatattaacgATCAGAATTAAACAAGATTCATCCTCAGGAGTTTATACAACCTCAGCTATACTGTCATTATGAATGTTCAAGTATTTGCTGCTGTTCTTTTCTGTTTGAAGTTGCACTAAAATCACAGCATAtgtaaaagtttggggtaaatATCTATTAGCGACCCCTAGAGGGGGGAGAGAGTGCTGGAAAAACATCCTGGGAAAAAACTGAAAGGCCTCGTCAATTATGACACTGCGTAATTTCACATTCACATCCAATTATATCCTGTTCCCTCCTTGCTAATTAACTGATGTAAAGTGAGTCTATGCTGTTATCTTTCATATCTTCCTCAGTACATGCTGAGATGAGGGTGAGAAAGCGTTTGGGTCAGAGACTTGGAAACTTTGAGAGACTTTTTACCTCATGCATCCATTGAGTCATATGTTGCGTCTTGCATTTACATCCATTCAAAAGTATTTTATGCTCAGCAaagcatgcatttatttgttcaaaaaggctgttaaaaaataatattgtgaaaatttaaaataattgttgtctaaaaatgtgatttcctgtgatgcaaagctgaattttcagcatcatgactccagtcttcagtgtcacatgatccttcagaaatcattcatgcATGCTGATTTTACacatgatgtaaaaaaaaaaaaaaaaccctgattcATCAGaacaggccaccttcttccattgctccgtggtccagttctgatgctcactgttggctctttcggcagtggacaggggtcagcatgggcaccctgactggtctgcagctatgcagctccatacgcaacaaactgtgatgcactgtgtattctgacacctttctatcagaaccagcattaacttcttgagcagtttAAGCTACAGTacctcgtctgttggatcggaccacacgggccagccttcattgagcctcggccgcccatgaccctgtcgccggttcaccactgttccttccttggagcacttttgatactgaccactgcagaccgggaacaccccacaagagctgcagttttggagatgctctgacccagtaatctagccatcacaatctggtccttgtcaaactcgttTAAATTCTTACGCtcgcccatttttcctgcttctaacacatcaactttgaggacaaaatgttcacttgctgcctaatatatcccacccacctgtcacctgtcagtggtcataatgttatgcctgattggtgtgtATTATAATCAAAATCAGGCAATGAAGTATGTCCTATTTTTAATTTTCCCTAAATTAAAcaactatttattttaaaataaattttaatttatattcaaCTGCTATTTTACACTTTGTGTAAACAATTGACTAAAGACATGCATCGCAACATTGTTTTCATTCTCCTTTATCCTGATGTTTCTGGCTAGACCTCTATAACTCTCTTTTACACTCTCAAATCATCACAAATAATACAGAAATATTCCAATATGTGCATTTACTGCTCATCATAAACACTGCAGAGAGCTCAGCTCTATTTAAACTCACATCAGTTCTACAATAATTCATCTTCCCTGATTGTTTGGTTCACATCCACAATTTCACAGTAAGTTGGTGTCAATGTATTTCCAATTAGCTGATGGCAGAGCCAATATCTCATCCATCTCTGTCTACCATCACCATCCATGACAGTGGAATAAGTTGTTTTTATTCATGTAACacttatttttactttaatggTTTGCACTTTGTTCTTTAAGGCACATATTActtttgtatgtgtgtataatgtatttatttttgtcaaaagtCTCTTTCAAATGAATAAAGGCAATCATTTCCCACCCCATGC
Above is a window of Megalobrama amblycephala isolate DHTTF-2021 linkage group LG11, ASM1881202v1, whole genome shotgun sequence DNA encoding:
- the kctd1 gene encoding uncharacterized protein kctd1 isoform X1 yields the protein MARMPGSGDHCCRDDEPDPMAGDRERDGGSDEEEIQEIQITGEEGEVSEEEAELEWEECGEPDSCAAAVETGEAVLMRNTDQLESAAGDPLFAEGDMHRSRLSENTRLATRYAVRIFREYLTEKAQSTDFESMDKHALCKVLRSFYSEARSKSGQLYSKSSLISIRSSLNRYLNEPPFCRTLDLTKDPELRSANLALAAVIRKLEEQGAGPVVQKQAITRSDLRKLYTSAVFSASSPFGLLNKVWFETCMYFCTRGRENQRELEEDSFGLAVDEDGRKFVYFKALGPYHKSRSASWTKKRSDTDDDNLPRMYETATEFCPYASFVKYLSKRNPLCKAFFQRPRDHCSDTDTTWYENKAIGKNLLGTRMQMLSRAAKLSKTYTNHCIGAVSIATLNGIAGIGSKLAPLHVVSPETVNGAHVLPCEDELELKPQKVIKRPRTLVYPVSVSGPGASPKRLCARAAAERADTPTVTALVSSHCELNGDMLPSQENRSNSVGMSTRPILAHSPVSPLGTAGIPTPAQLTKANAPVHIDVGGHMYTSSLATLTKYPESRIGRLFDGTEPIVLDSLKQHYFIDRDGHMFRYILNFLRTSKLLIPDDFKDYSLLYEEARYFQLQPLQAELERWRSEQDSRYTSRMCECVVVRVAPELGERITLSGDKALIEDIFPEIGDVMCNSVNAGWNHDSTHVIRFPLNGYCHLNSVQVLERLQQRGFEIAASCGGGVDSTQFSEYVLRREVKRSHRGVTTSVIRIKQEPLD